Proteins encoded together in one Skermanella rosea window:
- a CDS encoding type IV secretory system conjugative DNA transfer family protein, which produces MSRAALLLVPPILLAFWSVVASFVTLWGLGTLEAVGWPSWHWWGYLSATMPDAHTQRLVNQWLLIGAGVGSAAAGMLGYRIVSDGRSLLGFADRPLHGRSKFATRREGQGAGLVYSRAPRPDALLLGRTKGLFGWFARYVCLPGVEHVMLFAKTGAGKGVAYVITNCFNYADSLVVLDIKGENHRTTAAHRRKRLKQEVYLFAPLAEDGRTHCWNPLGDISTAQPDYISKLQRRAFNIFPEVEGKDRFWQDGARSAFLGISVLVAESPELALNPATVFRFFTRGDGAAELARRIEARRAAGSPHSQTCVDLISDYLNGTDEVVKGIRKHVTATMGLWFNPKIAAATAKSDFSLRELRRRKMTVYVGVMPSDLEQLGVLLRLFFLQLFEANTDVMPDQDRTIRHRCHVLLDEFTSVPVMRAIAKATGFARGFWMHFSFVVQSKNQVREEYKGQGEASLLENVGAEIVFGTDDPTLCREASERAGYDTVDNVSRTTPRFFSFFRAKEQNESTSQTRRALLLPQEVARLPVDEEIVFRATVPPFLLKRLRWYEDRHFKRLIGRPPELPRVTYQLARDDGLIRLPGS; this is translated from the coding sequence ATGAGTCGCGCTGCGTTGCTGCTGGTGCCGCCCATCCTGCTCGCCTTCTGGAGCGTGGTGGCCTCCTTCGTCACGCTCTGGGGCCTTGGCACACTGGAAGCGGTGGGCTGGCCCAGCTGGCACTGGTGGGGCTATCTCAGCGCCACCATGCCGGATGCTCATACACAGAGATTGGTGAACCAGTGGCTGCTGATCGGGGCAGGGGTCGGCAGCGCGGCCGCCGGCATGCTGGGCTACCGCATCGTCAGCGACGGCCGGTCGCTGCTCGGCTTCGCGGATCGCCCCCTGCATGGCCGCTCGAAGTTCGCCACGCGGCGGGAAGGGCAGGGGGCCGGGCTCGTCTATTCCCGCGCGCCGCGGCCCGATGCTCTCCTGCTGGGCCGGACCAAGGGGCTGTTCGGCTGGTTTGCCCGCTATGTCTGCCTGCCCGGCGTCGAGCACGTCATGCTGTTCGCCAAGACAGGCGCGGGCAAGGGCGTCGCCTATGTCATCACCAACTGCTTCAACTATGCCGACAGCCTGGTCGTGCTCGACATCAAGGGGGAGAACCACCGGACCACGGCGGCCCACCGGCGCAAGCGGCTGAAGCAGGAGGTCTACCTGTTCGCGCCGCTCGCCGAGGATGGGCGGACCCACTGCTGGAACCCACTGGGCGACATCAGCACGGCCCAGCCCGATTACATTTCCAAGCTCCAGCGCCGGGCCTTCAACATCTTCCCCGAGGTCGAGGGCAAGGACCGCTTCTGGCAGGACGGCGCGCGCTCGGCCTTTCTCGGCATCTCGGTGCTGGTCGCGGAATCGCCCGAACTGGCGCTCAACCCGGCGACGGTGTTCCGCTTCTTCACCCGGGGCGACGGTGCGGCCGAGCTGGCGCGGCGCATCGAGGCGCGGCGGGCGGCGGGCAGCCCGCACAGCCAGACCTGCGTGGATCTGATCAGCGATTACCTGAACGGCACCGACGAGGTGGTCAAAGGCATCCGCAAGCACGTCACCGCGACGATGGGGCTATGGTTCAACCCGAAGATCGCCGCCGCCACGGCGAAAAGCGACTTCTCCCTGCGCGAGCTGCGGCGCCGGAAGATGACGGTCTATGTCGGGGTGATGCCGTCCGACCTGGAGCAGCTCGGCGTGCTGCTGCGCCTGTTCTTCCTGCAGCTGTTCGAGGCCAATACCGACGTCATGCCGGATCAAGACCGCACGATCCGGCACCGCTGCCACGTCCTGCTGGACGAATTCACCAGCGTTCCCGTCATGCGCGCCATCGCCAAGGCGACCGGCTTCGCGCGCGGCTTCTGGATGCATTTCAGCTTCGTCGTGCAGAGCAAGAACCAGGTGCGCGAGGAGTACAAGGGGCAGGGCGAGGCCTCGCTGCTGGAGAATGTCGGCGCGGAGATCGTGTTCGGCACCGACGATCCGACGCTGTGCCGGGAGGCCTCGGAGCGGGCAGGGTACGACACGGTGGACAACGTCAGCCGCACCACGCCGCGCTTCTTCTCATTCTTCCGGGCCAAGGAGCAGAACGAGAGCACCAGCCAGACCCGCCGGGCGCTGCTGCTGCCGCAGGAGGTCGCCCGCCTACCGGTAGACGAGGAGATCGTGTTCCGCGCCACGGTGCCGCCGTTCCTGCTGAAGCGGCTGCGCTGGTACGAGGACCGCCACTTCAAGCGGCTGATCGGTCGGCCTCCGGAGCTGCCGCGCGTGACCTACCAGCTGGCGCGCGATGACGGTTTAATTCGGTTGCCGGGATCGTAA
- a CDS encoding HNH endonuclease — MIKIDNRNLQEHRVIWALVHGAWPEKVIDHRDGDATNNRFSNLRECEQWQNSVNAKMRRDNTSGFKGVSYHKRTRRYTAAIQQKGKLHYLGLFSTAEEASAAYQKAATELHGDFARPH; from the coding sequence ATGATAAAGATTGATAATCGAAACCTTCAGGAACACCGCGTTATATGGGCTCTGGTTCACGGCGCATGGCCTGAAAAGGTCATCGACCACCGTGATGGTGACGCCACCAATAATCGATTCTCCAACCTTAGAGAATGCGAGCAGTGGCAGAATTCCGTCAACGCGAAAATGCGCCGAGACAATACTTCAGGGTTCAAAGGCGTTTCCTATCACAAGAGAACCCGACGGTATACCGCCGCGATCCAGCAAAAAGGAAAGCTACACTACCTTGGCCTGTTCAGCACAGCAGAAGAGGCCAGTGCAGCATATCAGAAAGCCGCAACCGAACTGCACGGGGACTTCGCACGTCCCCATTAA
- the virB11 gene encoding P-type DNA transfer ATPase VirB11 has product MTRQHEAIPLLSHALEPFQQWWSDPSVEDIMCQKPNEVWVRRGAETTRHEVPLDFVDMEGIAILAASLKRQNVGRAKPLLSCDLPGGTRLQAVLPPCVNDGTVALAIRRAKKAVPTLAELGQGGLFAEVEPLGGMSAADRQLIQLYAEARDAKDAQEREQRWIAFLRAAIRARKTIVNCGEVGSGKTYAALGLIGEIPLEDRIVIIGDADETSSLPHPNRVDLFFSKGEQGEAGVTANDLVEASLRLAMRWLILQELRGSEAFSFIRARRSGHPSLTTCHAENPKAVFPTLALMVKQSPAARDVDLATIEQSLHGLIDCICHFHRPDGKFRISDIWFRLAEEGR; this is encoded by the coding sequence ATGACCCGCCAGCACGAAGCGATCCCGCTGCTCAGCCACGCGCTGGAGCCGTTCCAGCAATGGTGGAGCGATCCCAGCGTCGAAGATATCATGTGCCAGAAGCCGAACGAGGTCTGGGTCCGACGCGGCGCGGAGACGACCCGCCACGAGGTGCCGCTCGATTTCGTCGACATGGAAGGCATCGCCATCCTGGCCGCGTCGCTCAAGCGCCAGAATGTCGGCCGGGCCAAGCCGCTGCTGTCGTGCGACCTGCCCGGCGGAACCCGGTTGCAGGCCGTGCTGCCGCCCTGCGTCAATGACGGCACGGTGGCGCTGGCGATCCGGCGCGCGAAGAAGGCGGTGCCGACGCTGGCCGAGCTGGGCCAGGGCGGATTGTTCGCCGAGGTGGAGCCGCTCGGCGGCATGTCGGCGGCGGACCGCCAGCTGATCCAGCTCTATGCCGAGGCCCGTGACGCGAAAGACGCCCAGGAGCGTGAACAGCGCTGGATCGCGTTCCTGCGCGCGGCGATCCGGGCGCGCAAGACCATCGTGAACTGCGGCGAGGTCGGCAGCGGCAAAACCTATGCGGCACTCGGCCTGATCGGCGAAATTCCGCTCGAGGACCGCATCGTCATCATCGGCGATGCCGACGAGACCAGCAGCCTGCCGCACCCGAACCGCGTCGATCTGTTCTTCAGCAAGGGCGAGCAGGGCGAAGCGGGCGTGACGGCGAACGACCTGGTCGAGGCGTCGCTGCGGCTGGCCATGCGCTGGCTGATCCTGCAGGAGCTGCGCGGCTCGGAGGCGTTCAGCTTCATCCGGGCCCGCCGCTCCGGCCATCCCTCGCTCACCACCTGCCATGCCGAGAACCCCAAGGCGGTCTTCCCGACGCTGGCCCTGATGGTAAAGCAAAGCCCGGCTGCAAGAGACGTCGATCTGGCGACGATCGAGCAGTCGCTGCATGGGCTGATCGATTGTATCTGTCACTTCCATCGCCCGGACGGGAAATTCCGCATCTCCGACATCTGGTTCCGGCTGGCGGAGGAGGGGAGATGA